The Acinetobacter shaoyimingii DNA segment AAAACTACATGAAGATTGGGGTTCAACACCTGCGGCAATTGATAACTGCTTAAGAGTGGCAGATGAATATGATGTACAAGTGGCGATTCATACCGACACCTTAAATGAAAGTGGTTTCTTGGAAGAGACTTTGGCAGCTTTTAAAAATCGTACCATTCATACCTACCATACCGAAGGGGCAGGCGGTGGGCATGCACCCGATATTTTAAAAGCCATTGGTCAGCCGAATGTGTTGCCATCATCCACCAATCCAACCCGTCCCTATACCATCAACACCATTGATGAGCATTTGGATATGCTGATGGTGTGTCACCATTTAGACCCTGCCATTTCAGAAGATGTAGCATTTGCCGAAAGCCGTATTCGCCGTGAAACCATTGCGGCGGAAGATATTCTGCAAGATTTGGGTGCAATTGCAATGATGTCGTCTGATTCACAAGCCATGGGGCGTGTCGGTGAAGTGGTCATTCGCACTTGGCAAACGGCACATAAAATGAAAATTCAACGTGGCTCGTTAGAAGGTGACAATGCCGCACATGATAATAATCGTGTGAAGCGTTATATCGCGAAATATACGATTAACCCTGCCATTACCCATGGTTTAAGCCATGAAGTGGGTTCGGTTGAAGAAGGTAAACTTGCCGATTTGGTGCTATGGAAGCCGGCATTTTTTGGGGTAAAACCGTCGATGATTATTAAGGGTGGGATGATTGCTGCTGCGCCAATGGGTGATATTAATGCTTCGATTCCAACGCCACAGCCTGTGCATTACCGTCCGATGTTTGGCGCGAATGCACGTGGGGTACACCAGACCTGTATTACCTTTTTGTCGCAAGCAGGCATTGAAAATGGTGTGGCTGAAAAGCTGAGTTTAAAAAAGTTGATTTCGCCTGTAAAAAATACCCGAAAT contains these protein-coding regions:
- the ureC gene encoding urease subunit alpha, which produces MKMSRRAYAEMFGPTVGDRVRLADTELFIEVEQDFTTYGEEVKFGGGKVIRDGMGQSQLLSEDVADTVITNALIVDWWGIVKADVGLKNGRIWKIGKAGNPDIQPNITIPLGAATEVIAGEGQILTAGGIDTHIHWICPQQVETALMSGVTTMIGGGTGPAAGTSATTVTPGPWHISTMLQAIDDLPMNIGLLGKGNLSLPDPIREQIEAGVVGLKLHEDWGSTPAAIDNCLRVADEYDVQVAIHTDTLNESGFLEETLAAFKNRTIHTYHTEGAGGGHAPDILKAIGQPNVLPSSTNPTRPYTINTIDEHLDMLMVCHHLDPAISEDVAFAESRIRRETIAAEDILQDLGAIAMMSSDSQAMGRVGEVVIRTWQTAHKMKIQRGSLEGDNAAHDNNRVKRYIAKYTINPAITHGLSHEVGSVEEGKLADLVLWKPAFFGVKPSMIIKGGMIAAAPMGDINASIPTPQPVHYRPMFGANARGVHQTCITFLSQAGIENGVAEKLSLKKLISPVKNTRNISKADMKLNTYCPVMEVDPEIYEVRADGVHLTCEPAEVLPMAQRYFLF